The Musa acuminata AAA Group cultivar baxijiao chromosome BXJ1-3, Cavendish_Baxijiao_AAA, whole genome shotgun sequence genome window below encodes:
- the LOC135636353 gene encoding transcription factor ILI6-like, whose product MSGRRSRSRQSMSPSITDEQINDLMAKLQAVLPEARLGINHRVSAARVLQETCSYLRSLHREVDDLSERLSELLAMADISGAEAAIIRSLLM is encoded by the exons ATGTCCGGTCGAAGGTCTCGATCGAGACAGTCCATGTCGCCGAGCATCACCGACGAACAGATCAACGACCTCATGGCGAAGCTGCAAGCTGTTCTTCCTGAGGCACGCCTGGGGATCAATCATAGG GTGTCGGCAGCCAGGGTGTTGCAGGAGACATGCAGCTACCTCAGAAGCTTGCACCGAGAGGTGGATGACCTGAGCGAGAGGCTCTCGGAGTTGCTTGCCATGGCGGACATCAGCGGTGCTGAAGCCGCGATCATTAGGAGCTTGCTGATGTGA
- the LOC135635854 gene encoding ABC transporter F family member 2-like: MKLTRPLSILGNLSRISDCGGILLYLKLEKLQEGQVEKPFERKQLKIRFPERGRSGRTVLMVKNLNFGYGDNLLFEKANLLVERGEKIAIIGPNGCGKSTLLKLIMGFKKPQGGDVLLGEHNVLPNYFKQNQAEALDLEKTVLETVEEATVDWRIDDIKDLLGRCNFKADMLDRKVNYSASARLAFCKFMVKPSTLLVLDEPTNHLDIQSKEVLEEAISEYQGTVITISHDCYFIRQIVNRVVEVKDETLQDYAGDYNYYLEKNLEAREKELEREAELEEKAPKPKAKSKMSKEEREVMKD; encoded by the exons ATGAAACTTACAAGGCCTTTGAGTATATTGGGAAACCTTTCTAGAATCAGTGATTGTGGTGGTATTTTGCTATATTTG AAACTGGAGAAACTTCAAGAAGGACAAGTTGAGAAGCCCTTTGAACGAAAGCAATTAAAGATTAGATTCCCTGAGCGAGGAAGAAGTGGGAGAACTGTCTTAATGGTTAAGAATCTAAATTTTGGATATGGTGATAAT CTGTTGTTTGAAAAGGCAAATCTTTTAGTTGAGAGAGGCGAGAAAATAGCCattattgggccaaatggatgtgGAAAGAGTACTTTACTGAAACTAATTATGGGCTTCAAGAAGCCTCAGGGGGGTGATGTCTTGCTCGGGGAGCATAATGTGTTGCCAAATTATTTCAAACAAAACCAG GCAGAAGCTCTTGATCTGGAGAAAACTGTCCTTGAGACTGTTGAAGAAGCCACAGTGGACTGGAGAATTGATGATATAAAAGATCTCCTTGGTCGTTGTAACTTCAAAGCAGACATGCTTGATAGAAAAG TTAATTATTCAGCTTCT GCGCGACTTGCTTTTTGCAAATTTATGGTGAAGCCATCTACTTTATTAGTTCTGGATGAACCTACCAACCATCTAGATATACAGTCAAAAGAGGTGCTAGAG GAGGCTATATCTGAATACCAAGGCACTGTTATCACCATTTCTCATGATTGTTACTTCATAAGACAGATAGTTAATAGGGTGGTGGAGGTGAAAGATGAAACTCTGCAAGATTATGCAGGCGactacaat TATTATCTGGAGAAGAACCTCGAGGCTAGGGAAAAAGAACTGGAGCGTGAGGCTGAGCTTGAAGAAAAGGCTCCAAAACCAAAAGCCAAGTCTAAGATGTCAAAG GAAGAGAGAGAAGTCATGAAGGATTAA
- the LOC103977192 gene encoding uncharacterized protein At3g28850-like, with protein sequence MGCTTSKQARRDRRRSPSPLARSRSLPRDHKAGVGSNDHVVALTSATLGSFKLDKEAKQSVGDDHGDLKSKLAEAKAWTEKMSKRIPTTPTETPPDEPEAVDALELMAGLEEAAAPRFSSATVVDRHSFSFYPIHESNRVLGSTQGTVWSNALAFPSPIWKPAKIEEHAVGIGEFDPEVLSAFRKAMEELSPQHPCLLRSPESRTPSANVIHARISGFQERLDSKKANAKAGQDSELKRWPPGGEGKVVLYFTSLRGVRKTYEDCFLVRMILKGYGLRVDERDVSMDRGFRNELNEMLGADRVAVLLPSVFANGRYAGGVEEVRRIHEDGELSKAFSDCEATIEGGRGGPCEDCGDIRFVICGKCSGSCKVYVEEEEEEEEEMEEWEDVGGGFRRCMECNENGIVRCPACC encoded by the coding sequence ATGGGCTgcaccacctcaaagcaggcccgcCGCGACCGCCGGAGGTCGCCCTCCCCGCTCGCCCGCAGCCGCTCGTTGCCCCGCGACCACAAGGCCGGTGTCGGCAGCAATGACCATGTCGTCGCTCTCACCTCCGCCACTCTCGGCTCCTTCAAGCTCGACAAGGAAGCGAAGCAGAGTGTCGGCGACGATCATGGAGATCTCAAGAGCAAGCTCGCCGAGGCCAAGGCCTGGACAGAGAAGATGAGCAAGCGAATCCCGACAACGCCCACTGAGACGCCACCCGATGAGCCCGAGGCCGTGGACGCCTTGGAGCTCATGGCAGGATTGGAGGAGGCTGCCGCTCCTCGATTCTCCTCCGCCACCGTCGTCGACCGCCATTCCTTCTCGTTCTACCCCATCCATGAATCCAACAGGGTGCTCGGATCGACGCAAGGCACCGTGTGGAGCAACGCCTTGGCGTTCCCTTCTCCTATCTGGAAGCCGGCAAAGATCGAGGAGCACGCGGTCGGCATCGGTGAGTTCGATCCGGAGGTTCTATCCGCCTTTCGCAAGGCCATGGAGGAGCTCTCCCCTCAGCACCCCTGCCTCCTCCGGTCCCCCGAGTCGAGAACTCCATCAGCCAACGTCATCCACGCAAGGATCAGTGGCTTCCAAGAAAGACTCGATTCCAAGAAGGCCAATGCCAAGGCCGGGCAGGATTCAGAACTCAAGAGATGGCCGCCCGGCGGCGAGGGGAAGGTGGTGCTCTACTTCACAAGCCTTCGAGGGGTGCGGAAGACCTACGAGGACTGCTTCCTGGTAAGGATGATTCTGAAGGGCTACGGACTTCGGGTCGACGAGAGGGACGTCTCGATGGACAGAGGGTTCAGGAACGAGCTCAATGAGATGCTCGGAGCCGATCGCGTCGCTGTGCTGCTCCCGTCGGTCTTCGCGAATGGCAGGTACGCGGGAGGGGTGGAGGAGGTGAGGCGGATCCACGAGGACGGCGAGCTGTCGAAGGCCTTCAGTGACTGTGAAGCGACgatcgaaggaggaagaggagggccgTGCGAGGACTGCGGAGACATCAGGTTTGTGATCTGTGGCAAGTGTTCAGGGAGCTGCAAGGTGtacgtagaagaagaagaagaagaagaggaagagatggaGGAATGGGAGGACGTCGGAGGTGGATTCCGGCGATGCATGGAGTGCAATGAGAATGGAATAGTGAGGTGTCCTGCTTGCTGTTGA
- the LOC135615113 gene encoding small ribosomal subunit protein uS9-like: protein MAMAAATAPVESVQCFGRKKTAVAVAHCKRGRGLIKVNGVPIELVKPEILRLKAFEPILLLGRQRFMGVDIRIRVRGGGKTSQIYAIRQSIAKALVAYHQKFVDEQSKKEIKDILVRYDRTLLVADPRRCEPKKFGGRGARARFQKSYR, encoded by the coding sequence ATGGCGATGGCGGCGGCGACGGCACCGGTGGAGTCGGTGCAGTGCTTCGGAAGGAAGAAGACGGCGGTGGCAGTGGCGCACTGCAAGCGCGGCCGCGGGTTGATCAAGGTGAACGGCGTCCCGATCGAGCTGGTGAAGCCGGAGATCCTTCGCCTTAAGGCCTTCGAGCCGATCCTCCTCCTCGGGCGGCAGCGCTTCATGGGCGTTGACATCCGTATTCGCGTCCGCGGTGGCGGTAAGACCTCCCAGATCTACGCCATCCGCCAGAGCATCGCGAAGGCGCTCGTTGCCTACCACCAGAAGTTTGTCGACGAGCAGtccaagaaggagatcaaggacaTCCTCGTTCGCTATGACCGCACCCTCCTCGTCGCAGACCCCCGTCGATGCGAGCCCAAGAAGTTTGGTGGTCGCGGTGCACGTGCCCGGTTCCAGAAGTCTTACCGTTAG